Proteins encoded by one window of bacterium:
- a CDS encoding short-chain dehydrogenase produces MNGASTTQQARFAGKVALVTGAGSGIGREIARAFAREGAAVVLAGRRAEALRETAALIEADGGTALAVETDVSVPDDVARLLRTTVERFDRLDIAINNAGVLGAPGPVADLGEEGWAAVLATNLTGVWLCMKHEIAWMREHGGGVIVNIASNVGAHLRVPGLAAYAASKAGVSALTRAAAREYITAGIRINAVSPGLVDTTMSLLPGETESERAARVAPLIPIGRVASTAEIANAVLWLASPASGFVVGHDLVIDGGAAA; encoded by the coding sequence ATGAACGGTGCATCGACGACGCAGCAGGCGCGGTTCGCAGGGAAGGTCGCTCTCGTCACCGGCGCGGGCTCGGGCATCGGGCGGGAGATCGCCCGCGCGTTCGCGCGGGAGGGCGCAGCGGTCGTCCTCGCCGGGCGCAGGGCCGAAGCGCTTCGCGAGACGGCGGCGCTGATCGAGGCGGACGGCGGCACCGCGCTGGCGGTCGAGACGGACGTGAGCGTTCCGGACGATGTCGCCCGCCTCCTCCGAACCACCGTGGAACGCTTCGACCGCCTGGACATCGCCATCAACAACGCGGGCGTCCTGGGCGCGCCGGGTCCGGTCGCGGACCTGGGCGAGGAGGGCTGGGCGGCGGTGCTGGCGACGAACCTGACCGGCGTGTGGCTGTGCATGAAGCACGAGATCGCGTGGATGCGCGAGCACGGTGGCGGCGTGATCGTCAACATCGCGTCCAACGTGGGCGCGCACCTGCGCGTGCCCGGCCTGGCGGCCTATGCGGCGAGCAAGGCGGGCGTGAGCGCGCTGACCCGTGCCGCCGCGCGGGAGTACATCACCGCGGGCATCCGCATCAACGCCGTCAGCCCCGGGCTCGTGGACACGACGATGTCCTTGCTGCCGGGCGAGACCGAGAGCGAGCGCGCAGCCCGCGTCGCGCCGCTGATCCCCATCGGCCGCGTGGCGTCGACCGCCGAGATCGCGAACGCGGTCCTCTGGCTCGCCTCGCCGGCGTCCGGCTTCGTCGTCGGCCACGACCTCGTGATCGAC